AGACACGTTAGAggttaatatattttcatatggTCTAGTGATTGCATGCTGTAAAGTTTGATAATTTGATGTTCCTTTTTTTGTAACTACAGGTGCAAAAGAGGAGGATATATGATATAACAAACGTTCTTGAAGGGATTGGCCTTATAGAAAAGAAACTGAAGAACCGAATTCAATGGAAGTAGGAATTTCTATTCGTCAATCCTTGTCATAATTGTTGAGGTATTGAagttttaaactattttactGACCCCTTTGACAAATGTTGATCAGGGGATTGGATGTCTCAAGACCGGGAGAGGCTGATGATAGTTTTGCTAGCTTACAGGTTagaaaaaattcaattttctgCTTGGGATTGACATGGAGATGGTTTCTTTAGATTGGAACATATAAAGCTTGATTATGTATTCAATTTATGGTTTCCTGTCAagaaactttcattttttttttttcatctggaGGTAGCTGTTGTCAAATCATTTTATGTGAGATTGCCTgtgaaacattttatttttattgaaacaaaTTACAGACCTTCTCTGACTTGAATTTCAGTAAGTTGCTTTGCAATGGGTATTGGGATTgaatttttgtataatttattttatattatacttCACAGATAATATTAATTCCTGAAATTTTGTTGGCATTTGATTTCTTTCTGTTTCTCATCTGCAGGCAGAAGttgaaaatttaacaatggaTGAGCGGCGGTTAGATGAACAaataaggtttggagaccatcCATGGCAATTTTATCTTCATTGGCTTATTCATCTATAATGTTTGGGGACCATGCCTGGACTACTGAAGTTTTCTAATTAATTGCAGGGAGATGCAAGAAAGACTGCGGGAGCTCAGTGAAGATGAAAACAATGAGAGGTAATATTCATTTTGCCTTTAGTCATCTGTGTTATTTGGCGGTCATTTTGTGTGCATAACCATATTTGATGTGTTTCTTTAATCTATTTCCACATGCATAGGTTGCTTTTTGTTACTGAGgaagatataaaaaatttaccCTGCTTCCAGGTAAATTTCTTCGTCTATGTTCTTTGCGTCACAATATAAATTTTGGTTTTGGATGTTTACTGAAATCTTAGTCTTTACTGCCAGAATGAGACCTTGATAGCAATTAAAGCACCCCATGGCACCACTTTGGAGGTACCTGATCCTGACGAGGTAATTTGAGAGGGCATGAAGATTTAAATAGAAGTTAATAAATATCACTTGCATTTTTCTCATGATAAATCCCCCTTTTCTATTAGGCTGTTGATTATCCACAGCGGAGATACAGGATAGTCCTCAGAAGCACAATGGGCCCCATAGATGTTTACCTTGTTAGGTATTTTTTGTATGATTCGAAAATCAGTTTCCTCAAGTTTATTGCAATGGCATGGTCAGATGACAGTGCAGGATGAGGCTATAATGCTTCTCATGTAACATGTAATAGTTAGATTCCTGACCTCCCCTTCTTTCTCTGTCTTTTTAGTCAATTTGAAGAGAAGTTTGAAGATATTAATGGTGTTGATGTACCCAAACTTCCATCTAGTCCAGATGTTAACAAAAATCAATCAACAGTGGTACCGGAGGATAAAGGGAAAGGCGTTGATGTTCAGGGACCAGATGTTGGACCTAGTTCAGAGTTTACTACCTCTCAGGATTTCGTCAGCGGGATCATGAAGATTGTTCCTTCAGATGTTGCTGTGAGTATCACCTCATTCTTTGagacattttgtttttcatatttcgGTTCTAATGCGAGAATACATTTATGGCAACACTGTCTCAGCTGTGGGGGATTATCTTTCAAAATTCTGCACACATCTATGATTGCatattttgtatgaatttttGCAATGTTTCTTTGTTGTAACTTGTAAGCACGAAGTCAGTATCGTTtctgataaaagaaataaaagctcAAGTGTAGGAGCTTATTTGAAACTTTTTTCCCTTTGCAGAGTGAAGCTGATTACTGGCTTTTATCAGATGCTGATGTTAGCATAACTGACATGTGGAGAACAGAACGTATCCTCCCTAAACTTATCCTCCATTCATTCTTTAGATACGTCATGCACCCACACACCTGGAGGGGGAGGGGTTTGggattttcacaaaaaaatagGATTCAGGCTTGGTGATATTCTAAAGCTTCATTGTTACATTTACAGCTGTAGTTGAATGGAATGAACTGGATCCGCTTCAGGAAGATTACTGTATGACTCGCGATAATACTTCGACCCCAAGTCATCCTTCAAATGTAGGTGAAGTGTCTTCTACATCTAAACCCTCTGGAGGTTGAAGCTTCCAATGCATTGTGAATATAAAAGTGAACGTGATGTTCCTTTTCCTGCTGAGAACCTATGACATCCATCCATATTCCTTTTGTATCCTCTCTACATTATTCTGGCGGTTGGATTGAAGGTTCCATGAAGATGCTTTCTCATGTTTTTCCAAGAAGCTAGTCCGAGGAACTGAGTGGCCAATCAATTGGCTCGTTGTATAGTAAAATATTACATAACCCAAGGGACCTTAGTTCAAGAACAAAAAGATCTTGATGCTTTGCTGAAACCATccttgtatattattttaagtcttGCTTCGTAGTACTTAGCTCGATGTCTTATGTTTTGCAAGCAATAAAAAACTTCGGAATGCAAATTGGAAGAGTTATGCTCCTAGCTTATCATCTTTAACCATTCGTCCATTTCAATATTTGCTATGCCTGCAATTCAGCACACTGATGGTGAAACGACAAGTTTCAGCTGGGATTTTAGGATCATTCATTTTCTTTGAGTTGGCAATTACCTTATCACCATTCTGTGAGTTGGCAATCACCTTATCGCTATTCTGGGCCTCCCTCGATAATCCAATGATTGACTGACTACAACCAATAACTAAATAGTGTGTTATATTATACCGATTATACTAACCTGGTGGATGCAATCATGCAAGCGAATTATGACAACGTTAGTGGCATACATAATGCATATTATTAAACATCATTTTCATTATcgttaataaataataagaatgtAACATGCCCATAAGTGTGGAAACTAATGTTTATCTGGTTATAAAATTCGAGATACTATAGAGAAAAGCATGTTCAGGGGCAGATTGTTTGACATTTGAAGGTATCACTACAAGCTACTTatctttctcaactttctttCCAATCCAACCAGCCACAATCGGGGTAAGAGCCACTGTGGGTGGAAACCTAATTGGAGATGCAGCTTTATGTGCAGCATATGCCAAAGCAAAGGTACCAACTTTTTCGCCAGTCTCATCAGCTGAGATTCCAATCTGAAGATAAACACGCAACTCATTAATCCCAagcaataattattttttaactaaattgcAATCTATCTACATTAGGTTTTGTTTTAGTGTTGGACCTTCTGCAACAAAGATTGGACATCAATTCCAGCACTAATTAGTGCATAACAAAGTGCGAAAGAGATCAATGACAGTGTAATTGAGGTAGCCAGGTATGCTCCTCCATATTTTGCTAGCAATTCCTTGGCTTGATCAGCCTTTGATGTCTGTTGCTCAGAATTCTCCTTTCCTTCCTCTTTTGAGCTGAAAATCTGCAAGAtaccattttcttcattttagatAGACTCAAAAAGATACTGAATATTGAGTCATTACTTAACATTCCTTGAACTAAAAAATTCACCAACAAGCCATCACGTGCTCCCCAAAAGTGGAGAAAATTAAAACGAGGCCAAAGGAAGGAATGGAAAGAAAACCTACAATTCAGGGATAAACACAGAAGCTTACacagaatataaaataaaattttatcaagtGGCACATCTTTTGCAGTTAAGGCAATTTTTGACAAGCAAAACTAGTCCTTTTTGCCTCACTGTTTTGAATTTTCAAGGTTTCTGTTTCCTTTATTCGGAAAATGTCAGTAACAAAATCATATCATAGCATATCCTTCGATTATACTTTTGACTTTCTCCAAGTTCAATCCAAATCGAGCTTCTTTTTTGCAACACACTTAATTAAGTGGGAACCAATACACACTTAGCATTGAAGCCAAGAAAGCGAGGCTGCTTATCAGCAATTACACACAAACACGAAACCaccaaaaaacaagaaacctaCGATTCAAGAAACCGGAATCTTTTAGGAACCTTAAACTCCTAGATAAGCCAAAACAgacgagaaaaatgaaaagcGCACCTTCCAAAGTCCAGCTTCAAGGCCATACTTCTTTGTAACTTCCTCAGGTGAAGGGTTTTCAATTTCCTCCGTCTTCTCTCTAAGAGCTCGCACTCTGAAGCCCTTCACATGATACTTGAGTCTGTGAAATGAAGCAGAAGCCGAAATTCTCTGAGTCCTTCCGCTGAGTATAGAAGCACAAGAGGGCGATGGGAGTAGCAGCGATGTGGTCATCATCATCAGCCCACACAAATCTTCCACCTAATGCTCAAACAATTTCCTCTGCGATTATCAAAATtgaaagcagaaaaaaaaaagagaaacagaAAGTGTATGTTATGTGAGCTCAATTCAGCCAACAAAGAGAAAAGATAGTAAATGATAACGATGACACAAAATATCACTTCATAAATTAGTTGTTCGACTCACTGCCATAGTTCTTCTCTGTTCCTTGGAATGGGCTTCCAAAATAAAGCCCAAGAGAAGGACACGTAACAAGCAATACAAGCACAATTATTTCACCTTCTTTTTTCATTgctttaagttttcttttaatgtttataaatgTCATTTATTAATGTGTATTTGGttctttttcactctttaaaatatatttaaaatgcggcttattttttattttattttaatcttccctttaaaaaataaataggttTGTTGTTATAAACTCTAGGGATTTGTTTACATATACAATTTCTCTTCCAAAgtagtttaataaattatacaactcattttaataataaactaacatttttttatgaatatgttTAATTATACAACTTATTGATACGGTTCTCACTTTTTAAACATTTTGTCTGTAACAAAAACattctttaaaatttgataataaaacaACGAAACAAATACATATGGATAAAATATGCGAAAAAATTTAAATGGAAATTCTTTTTTGTGGTTGAGTGATAAATGTGTATTAAACATACCAATATTGACGGCGTAGATTTATATAACGCAATTGGATATTCTTGCACATTTACGATACTATTGAAAAAGTATAAAAGGTTTATCTtatagttttttctttcataaatttcaaatacatgttttaaaatacacaatttttaatatatttctagatctaaaaatattttttaaattaatttaaaatgtatttttaattatgtaatatataaatacattcttaaaatatatttttactttatacaGTTTAAAAACGTATTTTGTTGtataatttagattttactTCAGAATTCtagaataatattttactcCAAAAATGTATGGAAATGCAGGAAGAGAGGATCTGTGGTGTTAAAGGAAAATTCCAGAAATGATGCTTTGTCTCACAATAAAGAGATTTTCTTTAACAAGCTGCTACAAAAATGGCATTATGCAACTAATCATTGCatagaaaaacttttaatataGGAAAAATCCCCCGCTgacctaatttttaaaatatacataatgttaaaaagatgttttataaaatttgaaaataataattcgtaattttttttatttgaatgatttaCACAATATTCTCgtaaaatacatttttgtttcaaatttcaactataaaatttcagtttttattttcattaaaatgtatacaaattaaaaaaaaaaaacttattattttcagACCAAACAATCTATTACATGACTTGGAGTAttgcattatttattatatgagtTGTGTATCGACactttttgtaattaaatacgtaaacattattaacaaatatgtacttaacatcttaatttttttttatgtgtttgtcATTAACACTATACTATCACATAATTATAGTTTGATTTGATTATCACAAATaatctttaaatattatttaataatataaaactatttttatatttaattatatattataaatttgtcttatttttaatataatccTGAGAagattttattatcttttatgtATCTACTCATAAACTCGGATTTTATTTTGGTGCAAAAtggaagaatttgaagaataatACATGTAAGGATTTaggttttattaaaatattatatattaaaatgacaaTACATAGATATtggatttatttaattatatccaTAACAACacacagaaaattaaaaaatatatatcaaaggAGATGCAAGAGCACATGCGTGAGGTGAGCACAGTACATCTTCAAGTACAATTTGACTCTCACATCTTAATTCCTCCAAAGAGTTAGCTTAAGCCAtgtgaaattaatataataatacaaagtttacaattttatattttattttcaaaatatatactttGTTTTAAGATACATGATTATgagaaaaaataacattttatttttgtttaattttgggTTTGATCGTGTAGCTTTTCTGTAGTCATGtttatttggttttaatttagCCTGAATCATTAAAATTATGATTGTAAAGAAACAGCATAATTGACATTGTTTTTGCACATAATTGATATCTTTTTAACTAGACTGAATTGAAAATTagacaaaaagatagaaaatcaaaattaaagagaaaaataagttagaagaccaaatagaaaaacaaaggtTTAAATGACTATAATAATACGTTTGCCTTAGTTTGATGGTTAGGATATACCTTTGCACTgtcttaatatttttgaaattaaaaagatcGATTGGTTTgaatttcaatattataaaaatatattttcgaTCGTGTTACAAAGGATCATGctattttgacaaaaaaaaaatatacacatCTAACACACTATTTTAAGGTAAAACAATAACTTAAAAAGGCATATTTTTCTTCACTTGATGCGTTTATCAATACTTTCAAAAGTGGTGGATTGTTTTGAAACAAATATAACGAATTGTTTAATTTGTGATAAATAATATAGAGATTTAGTTAACAAAAATTAGTTCAATA
The Vigna angularis cultivar LongXiaoDou No.4 chromosome 5, ASM1680809v1, whole genome shotgun sequence genome window above contains:
- the LOC108340438 gene encoding transcription factor E2FB isoform X3; the encoded protein is MTPGSTEPANSPFRTPVSGKTGKGGKSSRMTKCNRLGTQTPGSNIGSPSGNNLTPAGPCRYDSSLGLLTKKFINLIKQAEDGILDLNKAADTLEVQKRRIYDITNVLEGIGLIEKKLKNRIQWKGLDVSRPGEADDSFASLQAEVENLTMDERRLDEQISFLINCREMQERLRELSEDENNERLLFVTEEDIKNLPCFQNETLIAIKAPHGTTLEVPDPDEAVDYPQRRYRIVLRSTMGPIDVYLVSQFEEKFEDINGVDVPKLPSSPDVNKNQSTVVPEDKGKGVDVQGPDVGPSSEFTTSQDFVSGIMKIVPSDVASEADYWLLSDADVSITDMWRTEPVVEWNELDPLQEDYCMTRDNTSTPSHPSNVGEVSSTSKPSGG
- the LOC108340438 gene encoding transcription factor E2FB isoform X2, whose translation is MSAPHAPSAAATATATASSNPPDQIMHTMKRQLPFSSMKPPFAAAGDYHRFAPDHRRSLDAEAVVVKTPQLKRKSEAADFEADSGDRMTPGSTEPANSPFRTPVSGKTGKGGKSSRMTKCNRLGTQTPGSNIGSPSGNNLTPAGPCRYDSSLGLLTKKFINLIKQAEDGILDLNKAADTLEVQKRRIYDITNVLEGIGLIEKKLKNRIQWKGLDVSRPGEADDSFASLQAEVENLTMDERRLDEQIREMQERLRELSEDENNERLLFVTEEDIKNLPCFQNETLIAIKAPHGTTLEVPDPDEAVDYPQRRYRIVLRSTMGPIDVYLVSQFEEKFEDINGVDVPKLPSSPDVNKNQSTVVPEDKGKGVDVQGPDVGPSSEFTTSQDFVSGIMKIVPSDVASEADYWLLSDADVSITDMWRTEPVVEWNELDPLQEDYCMTRDNTSTPSHPSNVGEVSSTSKPSGG
- the LOC108340438 gene encoding transcription factor E2FB isoform X1; amino-acid sequence: MSAPHAPSAAATATATASSNPPDQIMHTMKRQLPFSSMKPPFAAAGDYHRFAPDHRRSLDAEAVVVKTPQLKRKSEAADFEADSGDRMTPGSTEPANSPFRTPVSGKTGKGGKSSRMTKCNRLGTQTPGSNIGSPSGNNLTPAGPCRYDSSLGLLTKKFINLIKQAEDGILDLNKAADTLEVQKRRIYDITNVLEGIGLIEKKLKNRIQWKGLDVSRPGEADDSFASLQAEVENLTMDERRLDEQISFLINCREMQERLRELSEDENNERLLFVTEEDIKNLPCFQNETLIAIKAPHGTTLEVPDPDEAVDYPQRRYRIVLRSTMGPIDVYLVSQFEEKFEDINGVDVPKLPSSPDVNKNQSTVVPEDKGKGVDVQGPDVGPSSEFTTSQDFVSGIMKIVPSDVASEADYWLLSDADVSITDMWRTEPVVEWNELDPLQEDYCMTRDNTSTPSHPSNVGEVSSTSKPSGG
- the LOC108340439 gene encoding uncharacterized protein LOC108340439, whose translation is MMMTTSLLLPSPSCASILSGRTQRISASASFHRLKYHVKGFRVRALREKTEEIENPSPEEVTKKYGLEAGLWKIFSSKEEGKENSEQQTSKADQAKELLAKYGGAYLATSITLSLISFALCYALISAGIDVQSLLQKIGISADETGEKVGTFALAYAAHKAASPIRFPPTVALTPIVAGWIGKKVEKDK